From the genome of Danio aesculapii chromosome 16, fDanAes4.1, whole genome shotgun sequence, one region includes:
- the klhl38b gene encoding kelch-like protein 38, with product MCFKSAETGLDGPVSEVLHFKDKNLISTLLLELNNLRKDRILTDVVLCSESKEIPCHRNVLVSSSPYFYAMFCSNFLETQKSRINLEGVPHEILAMIVGYVYTGSISISMELVLPLMQAASMLQYGRLFEACSTFLQTQLSPDNCLSMIRLSEILHCSSLQEKARELAIKSFSDVVVSEDFCELSLPELVSYLEDDKLCVEEEQVFETLLAWIHHDPFSRHGTIHDLFRRVRLRHVHPYYLFQFIANDPLVQSSSICTEIIESVRRLLFSVGTHCPGDLEPLWMTPRRQNCKEGLVVVGGRKNGEQTSREALLYDEQSHCWKWLAKIPLRLYRPAYICMHSILYVLGGLTMKSGGQCTPSNTVYTLSLKTNQWRMGEPMLTSRYGHQSATYLHFIFVLGGLGADGQLSNEVERYDTMFNQWEAMAPMPTAVLHPAVAAHDQRIYVFGGEDAMQKPVRMIQVYHIGRNMWSRIENRTVKNVCAPAAVIDDKIYIVGGYTRRMVAYDVKSNTFDKCENMKARKMHHSATVVNGKIYVTGGRFFNNHERVEDSDSFDCFDPKTDSWTSMGKLPFKLFDHGSVPLVYLSDKFLPT from the exons ATGTGCTTCAAATCAGCTGAGACGGG CTTAGATGGTCCAGTATCAGAAGTTctgcattttaaagacaaaaaccTGATCTCCACCCTCTTACTGGAGCTGAACAACTTGAGAAAGGACCGAATTCTCACTGATGTTGTTCTGTGCTCTGAGAGCAAGGAGATCCCATGTCACCGCAATGTCCTGGTGTCCAGCAGCCCCTACTTCTATGCCATGTTCTGCAGCAACTTCCTGGAGACCCAGAAGTCCAGGATAAACCTTGAAGGAGTTCCTCATGAAATACTTGCAATGATCGTGGGGTATGTGTACACAGGGTCCATCAGCATCAGCATGGAGCTGGTTCTCCCTCTGATGCAGGCCGCCTCAATGCTTCAGTACGGAAGACTTTTTGAGGCCTGTTCGACCTTCCTGCAGACCCAGCTCAGTCCAGACAACTGCCTGAGCATGATCCGGCTTTCCGAAATCCTGCATTGCTCCAGCTTGCAGGAAAAAGCGAGAGAGCTGGCCATTAAGAGCTTCTCAGATGTGGTGGTCTCTGAGGACTTCTGCGAACTCTCACTGCCAGAACTGGTGAGCTACTTGGAGGACGATAAGCTGTGCGTTGAAGAGGAGCAAGTTTTTGAGACTCTTCTAGCTTGGATTCATCATGATCCATTCTCCAGACATGGCACCATTCACGATTTGTTCCGTCGCGTGAGATTGAGACACGTCCACCCTTATTATCTTTTCCAGTTTATTGCCAATGACCCTCTAGTTCAGTCGTCTTCTATATGCACAGAAATTATCGAATCCGTTCGTCGCCTTCTGTTTTCTGTCGGCACTCATTGTCCTGGTGATCTTGAGCCTCTGTGGATGACACCACGACGTCAGAACTGTAAAGAGGGGCTTGTAGTAGTTGGAGGACGTAAGAATGGTGAACAGACATCCCGTGAGGCGCTACTCTATGATGAACAATCTCACTGTTGGAAATGGCTTGCAAAGATTCCTCTTCGGCTCTACAGACCTGCTTATATCTGCATGCACAGCATCCTTTACGTACTAGGAGGCTTAACAATGAAATCAGGAGGACAATGTACACCCAGCAACACCGTCTACACGCTTTCTCTAAAAACAAATCAGTGGCGAATGGGAGAACCCATGCTGACGTCCCGATACGGCCATCAGAGCGCCACCTACCTGCATTTTATATTTGTTCTGGGTGGATTGGGGGCTGATGGACAGCTGTCTAATGAGGTGGAGCGATACGACACTATGTTTAACCAATGGGAGGCCATGGCACCAATGCCCACTGCAGTTCTGCATCCTGCTGTAGCCGCACACGACCAGAGAATCTACGTGTTTGGTGGGGAAGACGCTATGCAGAAACCAGTGCGAATGATCCAG GTGTACCACATTGGAAGGAATATGTGGTCCAGGATAGAAAACAGAACAGTGAAGAATGTTTGTGCACCTGCTGCAGTGATTGATGATAAAATCTACATTGTAGGCG GATACACAAGAAGAATGGTAGCTTATGATGTAAAAAGCAACACATTTGACAAATGTGAAAATATGAAAGCCAGGAAGATGCATCACTCTGCAACTGTTGTGAACGGCAAGATCTACGTGACTGGAGGCCGTTTCTTTAACAACCACGAGCGTGTGGAAGACTCAGACAGCTTTGACTGCTTCGACCCAAAGACAGACTCATGGACGTCAATGGGGAAGTTGCCATTCAAGCTATTTGACCACGGCTCAGTACCA